Proteins co-encoded in one Vibrio sp. SNU_ST1 genomic window:
- a CDS encoding DUF368 domain-containing protein, protein MNYLSTFFKGMAMGAADVVPGVSGGTIAFITGIYDTLLESIRRINPSVLGLWKREGFKAAFSHINGFFLISLFAGVFTSIATFAKLISWLLVTHPVPLWSFFFGLILVSVFHILKQVEKRDMIRFVFLLLGIAFAYSITVLKPLQMEPTSINILIAGAIAICAMILPGISGSFILLLIGMYGPVLGAVKEFQVDVLALFLGGCVIGLLTFSHVLSWLLRSFRDFTLVFLTGLMIGTLPKIWPWKETISWRINSKGEQVPLIQENLSPFDFEAVTSQPSQLVMAIAMMFVAIALVLGLEKFAERNAD, encoded by the coding sequence ATGAACTACTTAAGTACTTTTTTCAAAGGCATGGCAATGGGCGCAGCCGACGTTGTCCCTGGCGTGTCGGGCGGAACCATCGCATTCATCACTGGTATCTACGATACGCTACTAGAAAGCATTCGAAGAATTAACCCTAGCGTACTTGGATTATGGAAGCGTGAAGGTTTCAAAGCCGCGTTTAGCCACATCAATGGTTTTTTCCTAATTTCACTGTTCGCAGGCGTATTCACGAGCATAGCGACATTTGCGAAACTGATTTCTTGGTTATTAGTCACCCACCCGGTTCCACTGTGGTCTTTCTTCTTTGGCCTTATCTTGGTGTCGGTTTTCCATATTCTTAAACAAGTAGAAAAGCGCGATATGATTCGATTCGTATTTTTGCTGCTTGGTATCGCCTTCGCTTACAGCATTACCGTGCTTAAGCCGCTGCAAATGGAACCTACCAGTATCAATATTCTCATTGCAGGTGCGATTGCGATCTGTGCGATGATTTTGCCAGGTATCTCAGGGAGCTTCATTCTGCTATTAATTGGTATGTATGGCCCGGTACTTGGTGCCGTTAAAGAATTTCAGGTTGATGTACTTGCCCTATTCCTTGGTGGCTGTGTGATTGGCCTGCTAACTTTCTCTCACGTACTTTCTTGGTTACTGCGCTCATTCCGCGACTTCACATTAGTATTCTTGACTGGTTTGATGATCGGTACACTGCCGAAGATTTGGCCGTGGAAAGAAACGATCAGTTGGCGTATAAACTCTAAAGGTGAACAAGTTCCTCTGATTCAAGAGAACTTGTCACCGTTTGATTTTGAAGCAGTCACCTCTCAGCCTTCACAGCTAGTAATGGCTATTGCGATGATGTTTGTTGCCATTGCCTTGGTTCTGGGGTTAGAGAAATTTGCAGAGCGCAACGCTGACTAA
- the malT gene encoding HTH-type transcriptional regulator MalT encodes MWIPSKLTRPGRLHNAILRPRVLDLLQNADCYKLVLFRSPAGYGKTTMAAQWLLDKPNVGWYSIDDSDNDAFRFINYLLQSLNKATQNACPNAQKLAEKRQFSSLHSLLSEVFAEMSDYHHECFLVLDDYHLVNNDDIQEAMRFFLKHMPDNLTLVVTSRGTPPLGTANLRVRDLMIELGNDSLAFDTEETTRFFNQRVADGIDDTTADSICTYVEGWPSALQLIALQAQHQKRTLAQSAESFSHFNQAHLWDYLVEEVFDLLDKETRQFLMQCSVLDHFNDELVCALTQREDALGMIESLNRFGLFIYPLEGEKNWYRFHNLFGEFLAHERQARIPQQEAELHRSAAKAWIKQDTPHQALRHAQRAEDPELIIQILTDHGWPMFNQGELSSLEMAIKQLTTDQLYSDPKLSMLRAWLAQSQHRYEQVGTLLEEAETQYQARNIELDTQQQGQYNALRAQVAINSNEPEKALELAELSLSQLNTTVYRSRIVATSVVGEVNHVMGNLSRALPMMQQTEKLARQYQVYHQALWAILQQSEILIAQGYVQAAFELQDSAFKLIEEHQLKYVPLHEFLLRVRAQIFWCWNRLDEAEECCYKGLDILGHHSPSKHLHSYSMLARISLSRGEIDKASKFIDQIQHLLRQSTYHVDWTANASLSLILFWQVKGNKEAIRDWLNVAVRPESASNHFCQLQWRNIVRAHIILEQHEEAEEALTFLKSEAQRSHLITDTNRNLIVEAVLRTQINDEDSARVLLEEALHMTNQTGMVGNFLVDGGTIGHILDKLSNKPGLGDLERHRAQQIMKDISTTQRSRSVHFDEDFVENLVNHPNIPELVRTSPLTQREWQVLGLIYSGFSNEQIAQELDVAGTTIKTHIRNLYQKLNIANRKEAISTAENLLQLMGY; translated from the coding sequence AAACTGACTCGTCCAGGCCGCTTACATAATGCAATCCTACGACCTAGGGTTCTCGATCTGCTCCAGAACGCAGATTGCTATAAGCTTGTATTGTTCCGTTCTCCTGCGGGCTATGGCAAGACCACCATGGCTGCACAGTGGCTGTTAGATAAGCCGAATGTGGGTTGGTACAGCATCGATGATAGTGACAACGATGCCTTCCGTTTTATCAACTACCTACTCCAATCACTCAATAAAGCGACTCAAAACGCCTGTCCCAATGCCCAAAAACTGGCAGAGAAACGACAGTTTTCATCGCTGCACTCTTTATTGAGTGAAGTATTCGCCGAAATGTCGGACTACCATCATGAATGTTTTCTTGTTTTAGACGACTACCATTTAGTCAACAATGATGACATTCAAGAAGCAATGCGCTTTTTCCTCAAACACATGCCCGACAATCTTACGTTGGTTGTAACCAGTCGCGGAACACCACCACTAGGCACAGCAAACCTGCGCGTTCGAGATTTAATGATCGAATTAGGTAATGACTCGCTGGCTTTTGATACCGAAGAGACCACGCGCTTTTTCAATCAGCGAGTTGCCGATGGTATTGATGACACAACGGCAGACAGTATTTGTACATATGTAGAGGGTTGGCCTTCTGCACTTCAACTTATTGCGCTGCAAGCCCAACATCAAAAACGTACGCTTGCGCAGTCTGCTGAGTCCTTCTCCCACTTTAATCAAGCCCATCTTTGGGACTACTTGGTTGAAGAGGTTTTCGACCTGTTAGACAAAGAAACTCGACAGTTCTTGATGCAGTGTTCAGTGCTTGATCATTTCAATGACGAATTAGTCTGCGCGCTTACACAACGTGAAGACGCACTGGGTATGATCGAATCATTAAATCGATTCGGTTTATTCATCTATCCGCTTGAAGGCGAGAAGAACTGGTATCGTTTCCATAACCTGTTTGGTGAATTTTTGGCACATGAGCGTCAAGCTCGAATCCCTCAACAAGAAGCAGAATTGCACCGAAGTGCCGCGAAGGCGTGGATTAAACAAGACACACCACACCAAGCACTGCGCCATGCACAGCGCGCTGAAGACCCAGAACTGATCATTCAAATACTGACAGACCACGGTTGGCCGATGTTCAACCAAGGCGAGCTTTCCTCGTTAGAGATGGCGATCAAGCAACTGACTACGGATCAACTTTACAGCGACCCTAAACTGTCCATGTTACGAGCTTGGCTAGCACAAAGTCAGCACCGCTACGAACAAGTAGGGACATTATTGGAAGAGGCTGAAACACAATATCAAGCTCGAAACATTGAACTCGATACTCAACAACAAGGTCAATACAACGCCCTACGCGCGCAAGTTGCTATTAACAGTAATGAACCTGAAAAAGCCTTGGAATTGGCAGAGCTTTCGCTAAGTCAGCTGAACACCACCGTCTATCGTAGCCGAATTGTCGCCACGTCTGTTGTTGGTGAAGTCAATCACGTAATGGGCAACTTGAGCCGTGCACTGCCGATGATGCAGCAAACAGAAAAACTTGCACGCCAGTACCAAGTTTACCACCAAGCGCTTTGGGCGATTCTACAACAAAGCGAGATCTTAATTGCACAGGGTTACGTTCAAGCGGCATTCGAGCTGCAAGACAGTGCGTTCAAATTGATCGAAGAGCACCAGCTAAAATACGTGCCTCTGCATGAATTCTTACTGCGTGTTAGAGCTCAAATATTCTGGTGTTGGAACCGATTAGATGAAGCGGAAGAGTGCTGTTACAAAGGCTTGGATATCCTTGGTCACCATTCGCCAAGTAAACACCTTCACAGCTATTCAATGCTGGCTCGTATTTCACTAAGTCGCGGTGAAATTGATAAAGCATCTAAGTTTATCGACCAAATTCAGCACCTATTGCGTCAATCAACGTACCACGTGGACTGGACGGCGAACGCTTCCCTTTCTTTGATTCTTTTTTGGCAAGTAAAAGGCAATAAAGAGGCGATACGTGATTGGTTGAATGTGGCTGTTCGACCTGAATCGGCAAGTAACCACTTCTGCCAACTGCAATGGAGAAACATCGTTCGCGCTCACATCATTCTTGAGCAGCATGAAGAAGCGGAAGAAGCGCTGACTTTCCTTAAGAGTGAAGCTCAGCGTTCACACCTGATTACCGACACCAACCGAAACTTGATCGTTGAAGCCGTGTTACGTACACAAATTAACGATGAAGACAGCGCACGCGTGCTACTTGAAGAAGCGCTTCATATGACTAACCAAACCGGTATGGTCGGCAACTTCTTAGTAGACGGCGGGACCATCGGACATATCTTGGATAAGTTGAGCAACAAGCCTGGCTTAGGTGACTTAGAACGCCATCGCGCTCAACAGATCATGAAAGATATCTCGACCACCCAACGCAGCCGCTCGGTTCACTTTGATGAAGACTTTGTTGAAAACTTAGTAAATCACCCAAACATTCCTGAACTTGTGCGCACTAGCCCACTCACCCAACGTGAATGGCAAGTACTTGGTTTGATCTATTCAGGGTTCAGTAACGAGCAGATCGCTCAAGAACTCGATGTAGCAGGTACCACGATCAAGACTCACATCCGTAACCTATACCAAAAGCTAAACATTGCTAACCGTAAAGAAGCGATCAGCACAGCGGAGAATTTACTGCAGTTGATGGGGTACTAA